In Porites lutea chromosome 1, jaPorLute2.1, whole genome shotgun sequence, a single genomic region encodes these proteins:
- the LOC140929547 gene encoding uncharacterized protein → MAASPKTENDDLSQLTVDQLRKLLQEKGLPTTGKKVLIERLVDDSKSNVVKPESKEEMNLAESAESSSEVEIQQINSIRRKAKALQIDMDGLIREISELSQSTSNKVKVKLRIERLTVHREKYLQLRNEIVALIAEDMIEEELRKWGDLLRVVDKAIDVAHEYLQKNSKVEDHQSSKENTHTDSRQSSSLKLPRIELPKFNGDVLKFQNFWDQFEAAVHNNDDLPKVQKFTYLRSVLTGNALQTIEGFEVTGANYQPAVHCLQHRYGRKRMIISSLVKSVIQMDAKSAVSASALRDLYDTFMNRTRALEALGEDPTSHGCILLPIFETKLPPQLLEKWELELADTQEDKIDLELFFKFLNRQVVSKEAGERGCNVNNTQSNRSSDKGRDNRRKPSFPRMGGEDGAYTASALLGEARELTGPSCNFCKAGHESPNCPVFNDKSLDDRWKLVQENKLCFNCLKPSNHKHFSKICRQPKCSVANCGRRHHKLLHGQQLVATPQQPSNISLSGLASAKPALPLKETLLQTALARLTVNGQEMKVRVLLDSGSQRSYVRKNIAESLGLQGPSELLSVTMLGGTTSETKRLQRVKFALSPMKGDSKVEMEALAIPKICNPLGPVQLDFRKNSHLQGLTLADSYPRDSVQVDVLIGADFYYSFVTGLYKKGSSSESLVAVESHLGWILTGQVNRYSRYTTSMLTVVENSGLTKSLKRFWELESIGIAETENTVVSREEEVAVADFNRGLKFDGKNYEVRLPWKRDPPKLESNYVQAVRRLESIERRLRHNPVKAKAYNSAINEYVEKGFAEVVPNENDEDRTVRYLPHHAVFRDDKTTTKCRIVFDASAREGDGVSLNDCVLPGPALQPNLASVLIRFRTNRIGLIADIEKMFLQVKLAPEDRDVHRYLWRDLQSNETPKVYRMQRLTFGVNSSPFLAISTVHAHAKKYAELFPNAVQEILQKMYVDDVLTGADTVDSTVKLQRDMSEIMCKAAFNLTKWASNSQLVMDAIAPAKRASSSLVEFESSEPLKALGVSWDLTSDYFRFLAPGGIVLSPDPMTKRSLLSLASKIFDPLGLISPFTVRAKILFQELWLKGLLWDDPLDSEIKAKWLHWKSELLQLKGVTIPRCFGNGITQESKIELHGFGDASPKAYGAAGYIRIADKQGYVSSQLVISKSRVAPIKKVSLPRLELLAAVVNARLLKFVVDTLPMEVTSVVCWTDSMVALHWVKGQSSRWKPFVANRVAEIQSTWDPECRRYCASKENPADLLTRGLSCDDMIANILWWNGPRWLSSSDKPLPVQPQGGTVSSEVCEEERKIAHGCTAVVREPLIDMSRYGTWLKLIRVTAYVLRAVKLFKTKCKSSESELSAEEVKKAELKCCKWVQEEVYKEDYQLLKSGQTLPKNSRLLKLDPYYDREDQVIRVGGRLQFADLLEQTKHQVILPHGHPEVAKMVLDRHKIMLHAGPESILSTLRQKIWLTQGRREVKRVIRRCVACQKQRVGPCAQKMGPLPEERVSCSPAFAHVGTDFARPLYVKEGSTIQKVYVCLFTCASSRMIHLELTHSLTTDEFLQAFSRMTSRRGLCHTVWSDNAKTFKAASKEIQKLYDPSTQSRTVWDTLDRNRINSELSSKGITWKFITERSPWRGGWWERFFRAIKESLRKVLGKALLTFSELNTLLIRIEGIINSRPLTAVSDDCRDPLPVTPAHLAIGRPINQLPESKEENLEESSKRTVERYLYLQRLLNHYWKRWQREYLHLLSVRSKWQEENPSIREGDIVLVSDDNVSRTKWPMARVEKVHPGKDGLVRTATVKAQKGVFNRPVQRLHRLEIDAAAPQVTREADVPVDGGERPRANSVNVESVPIRKPKKRVVLPEGGQGGENVTAHRRTRTRVIKSPARLDL, encoded by the coding sequence ATGGCCGCCAGTCCAAAGACCGAAAATGATGATTTATCGCAACTTACAGTTGATCAGCTGCGAAAGCTGCTTCAAGAAAAAGGATTACCAACTACTGGAAAAAAGGTCTTGATTGAAAGGTTGGTAGACGATTCAAAGTCAAATGTTGTCAAACCAGAGTCGAAGGAAGAAATGAATCTTGCTGAGTCAGCGGAGTCTTCGAGTGAAGTAGAAATTCAACAGATTAATTCGATCAGACGCAAAGCCAAAGCCTTGCAAATAGATATGGACGGGCTGATTCGGGAAATTTCGGAGCTTAGTCAAAGTACCAGTAACAAAGTGAAAGTAAAGCTGAGAATTGAAAGACTTACCGTGCATAGAGAGAAATATCTTCAGCTGAGAAATGAAATAGTCGCGCTGATCGCGGAGGATATGATAGAAGAAGAACTTCGCAAATGGGGAGACCTTTTACGTGTGGTGGATAAAGCTATCGATGTTGCTCATGAATACCTCCAAAAGAATTCCAAAGTGGAAGATCATCAGTCTTCAAAAGAAAATACACATACTGACAGTCGTCAATCTTCAAGTCTTAAATTGCCCAGGATTGAACTGCCAAAGTTTAATGGGGATGTgttgaaatttcaaaacttcTGGGACCAGTTTGAAGCCGCAGTGCATAACAATGATGACTTACCCAAGGTACAGAAGTTTACTTACCTACGCTCAGTGCTTACTGGTAATGCTTTGCAAACAATAGAAGGATTTGAAGTAACTGGAGCAAATTATCAACCAGCGGTCCATTGCCTCCAACACAGGTATGGAAGAAAACGTATGATAATCTCATCCCTTGTGAAATCTGTCATCCAGATGGATGCTAAGTCGGCGGTCAGCGCATCCGCCCTTAGAGATCTTTATGACACATTTATGAATAGAACCAGAGCCTTAGAAGCGCTTGGTGAAGATCCAACGAGTCATGGTTGTATTTTGTTACCCATCTTTGAGACCAAGTTGCCACCTCAGTTACTAGAAAAATGGGAGTTGGAGCTTGCAGACACTCAAGAGGATAAAATAGATCTTgagttgtttttcaaatttctaaaCCGCCAAGTTGTATCCAAAGAGGCGGGAGAGAGAGGTTGTAATGTGAACAATACCCAAAGCAATCGCAGTTCTGATAAGGGTAGAGATAACAGAAGAAAGCCTTCATTTCCTCGAATGGGTGGTGAGGATGGAGCGTATACAGCCTCTGCATTACTTGGTGAGGCACGCGAGCTAACTGGTCCAAGCTGCAATTTCTGTAAGGCAGGTCACGAGTCGCCAAATTGCCCAGTTTTCAATGACAAGTCACTAGATGACAGGTGGAAGCTAGTTCAAGAGAATAAACTGTGTTTCAATTGTTTAAAGCCCAGCAACCACAAGCACTTTTCCAAGATTTGTCGCCAACCTAAGTGTTCTGTGGCAAATTGTGGCCGCCGTCATCACAAATTGTTACATGGTCAGCAGTTAGTGGCTACACCCCAGCAGCCTTCCAACATCAGTTTAAGTGGGTTAGCTTCAGCTAAACCGGCATTGCCCTTGAAGGAAACACTGCTACAGACAGCGCTGGCGAGGTTAACTGTCAATGGTCAAGAAATGAAAGTCCGTGTTTTGCTAGACTCTGGTAGTCAACGTTCATATGTGCGCAAGAACATTGCAGAGTCCCTTGGCTTGCAAGGTCCCTCAGAGTTATTAAGTGTTACAATGCTCGGTGGAACAACTAGTGAAACCAAGAGATTGCAGAGAGTTAAATTTGCACTTTCGCCAATGAAAGGAGATTCCAAGGTGGAGATGGAGGCCCTTGCTATTCCCAAGATTTGTAACCCCCTCGGGCCAGTGCAGTTAGACTTTCGTAAGAACTCTCATCTTCAAGGTTTAACTCTCGCAGATTCCTACCCTCGCGATTCCGTCCAAGTAGACGTCCTTATTGGTGCAGACTTTTACTACTCGTTCGTAACTGGGTTGTACAAGAAAGGTAGTTCATCTGAGTCacttgttgctgttgaatctCATCTCGGGTGGATTCTTACCGGACAAGTAAACCGTTACTCAAGGTATACCACATCCATGCTTACCGTTGTAGAAAACAGTGGACTCACTAAAAGCTTGAAAAGATTCTGGGAACTGGAATCTATTGGCATCGCTGAGACTGAAAACACTGTTGTTTCCCGGGAGGAGGAAGTTGCTGTTGCTGACTTCAATAGAGGATTGAAATTTGACGGAAAGAACTATGAAGTACGACTACCGTGGAAACGTGACCCTCCTAAACTGGAAAGTAACTACGTGCAAGCTGTTAGACGTCTGGAAAGCATCGAAAGAAGGTTAAGACATAACCCTGTGAAAGCTAAAGCTTACAATTCTGCAATCAATGAATATGTAGAGAAAGGATTTGCAGAGGTAGTGCCTAACGAGAATGATGAAGATAGAACTGTACGCTACCTGCCGCATCATGCTGTGTTCCGCGATGACAAAACGACGACTAAGTGCAGAATCGTGTTTGATGCTTCCGCGCGAGAAGGAGATGGTGTTTCTCTCAACGATTGTGTCCTTCCCGGTCCTGCTTTACAGCCCAACCTTGCATCTGTACTCATTCGATTTCGAACAAACAGAATTGGTCTCATAGCAGATATTGAAAAGATGTTTCTTCAGGTCAAGCTAGCGCCAGAGGATCGAGACGTTCACCGCTACCTGTGGAGAGATTTACAGTCTAACGAAACACCCAAAGTTTATAGAATGCAAAGACTGACATTTGGTGTGAACTCAAGTCCATTCCTTGCTATTTCGACGGtccatgctcatgcaaaaaaataCGCAGAACTGTTCCCAAATGCAGTCCAAGAAATTCTACAAAAGATGTATGTGGATGACGTCCTAACAGGAGCCGATACGGTGGACTCGACTGTGAAACTTCAACGAGACATGTCAGAGATCATGTGTAAAGCGGCGTTTAACTTGACAAAGTGGGCAAGTAACTCACAGCTCGTAATGGATGCTATTGCCCCAGCCAAAAGAGCCTCATCGTCACTGGTGGAGTTTGAGTCGAGTGAACCCCTTAAAGCGCTTGGAGTCTCATGGGATTTGACCTCTGACTATTTCCGATTTCTTGCACCGGGTGGAATTGTCTTATCTCCGGATCCAATGACAAAGAGAAGCCTGCTTAGTCTAGCGTCGAAAATATTTGACCCTTTAGGGTTGATATCTCCTTTCACTGTCAGAGCCAAAATCCTCTTCCAAGAACTGTGGTTAAAAGGATTATTGTGGGATGACCCTTTGGACAGTGAAATTAAAGCAAAGTGGCTACATTGGAAGTCAGAGTTGTTGCAACTGAAAGGTGTGACCATACCCCGATGCTTCGGAAATGGCATCACGCAAGAGTCTAAGATAGAGCTACATGGTTTTGGAGATGCCTCTCCTAAAGCGTACGGAGCAGCAGGTTACATCAGAATAGCAGACAAGCAAGGTTATGTATCCTCGCAGCTGGTAATATCAAAGTCCCGAGTTGCACCTATCAAGAAAGTGTCACTACCCAGACTGGAACTTTTAGCAGCAGTTGTAAATGCCAGGTTGTTGAAGTTTGTTGTAGACACTTTGCCTATGGAAGTGACTAGTGTTGTGTGTTGGACTGATAGTATGGTAGCACTGCATTGGGTAAAAGGTCAGAGTTCTCGTTGGAAACCATTCGTGGCGAATCGAGTGGCAGAAATACAGTCCACGTGGGATCCTGAGTGTCGGAGGTACTGTGCTAGTAAGGAGAATCCTGCAGATTTGTTGACGCGTGGGTTGAGCTGTGATGATATGATTGCCAATATCTTATGGTGGAATGGACCTCGGTGGCTGTCTTCGAGTGACAAACCTTTACCCGTTCAGCCCCAAGGTGGTACTGTTTCCTCTGAAGTATGCGAAGAGGAAAGGAAAATTGCTCATGGTTGTACAGCAGTCGTTAGAGAGCCGTTAATTGATATGTCGCGTTACGGGACATGGTTAAAGTTGATTCGAGTAACCGCTTATGTACTGAGAGCAGTCAAGTTGTTCAAGACTAAATGTAAGTCTTCTGAAAGTGAACTGTCGGCAGAAGAAGTGAAGAAAGCAGAGCTTAAGTGTTGTAAGTGGGTACAGGAAGAGGTCTATAAAGAAGATTACCAGTTGCTAAAGTCCGGACAAACTCTTCCCAAGAACAGTCGCCTTCTCAAACTAGACCCGTATTATGACAGAGAGGATCAGGTTATAAGAGTTGGTGGCCGACTGCAGTTTGCTGATCTACTTGAACAGACCAAGCATCAAGTAATATTGCCTCACGGACATCCCGAAGTCGCAAAGATGGTACTAGACCGACACAAGATCATGTTACATGCGGGCCCAGAAAGCATACTGTCAACCTTAAGACAGAAAATTTGGCTGACCCAAGGGAGACGAGAAGTCAAACGTGTTATCAGAAGATGCGTGGCTTGCCAAAAACAGCGAGTTGGACCTTGCGCGCAGAAAATGGGCCCATTGCCGGAAGAGAGAGTTTCATGTTCACCAGCTTTCGCGCATGTTGGAACTGACTTCGCAAGACCTCTCTATGTAAAAGAAGGTTCAACCATACAGAAAGTGTACGTTTGTCTATTCACATGCGCATCATCTCGTATGATTCACTTGGAACTAACACACAGCCTTACCACTGATGAGTTTCTACAAGCCTTTAGTCGCATGACAAGCCGCAGAGGTCTTTGCCATACAGTGTGGTCCGACAACGCAAAAACCTTTAAGGCTGCAAGCAAGGAAATCCAGAAATTGTATGATCCTAGTACTCAAAGTCGAACGGTGTGGGATACATTGGATCGAAATCGAATTAATTCTGAGCTCTCGTCGAAAGGGATTACGTGGAAATTCATCACCGAGCGTTCACCATGGCGAGGCGGATGGTGGGAACGATTTTTCAGAGCAATCAAAGAATCATTGCGTAAAGTGCTTGGAAAGGCACTTCTCACCTTTTCTGAGTTGAACACATTATTAATTCGAATTGAAGGCATCATCAACTCGCGACCATTAACGGCAGTGAGCGACGATTGCAGAGACCCTTTGCCGGTTACACCTGCTCATCTTGCAATTGGTAGACCAATTAACCAGTTACCTGAGAGTAAAGAAGAAAACTTGGAGGAGTCTAGTAAAAGAACTGTCGAAAGGTATCTTTACCTACAGAGACTACTTAACCACTATTGGAAACGTTGGCAACGAGAATATCTGCACCTTCTGTCCGTGAGAAGTAAATGGCAAGAGGAAAACCCCTCCATTCGAGAAGGTGATATCGTATTGGTCTCAGATGATAATGTATCGCGTACCAAGTGGCCAATGGCCAGGGTGGAAAAGGTTCATCCTGGTAAGGACGGACTCGTGCGAACGGCTACCGTGAAAGCGCAGAAAGGTGTATTCAACAGGCCTGTTCAACGCTTACACAGATTGGAAATTGATGCAGCGGCCCCACAAGTTACCCGTGAAGCTGATGTTCCTGTTGACGGTGGGGAGAGGCCGCGAGCGAACTCTGTTAATGTTGAAAGTGTACCTATTCGTAAGCCTAAGAAGAGAGTTGTCCTCCCCGAAGGAGGACAAGGTGGGGAGAATGTTACGGCCCATCGTCGTACTCGTACTCGGGTCATTAAAAGCCCCGCGAGACTGGACCTGTGA